Proteins encoded by one window of Arachis ipaensis cultivar K30076 chromosome B04, Araip1.1, whole genome shotgun sequence:
- the LOC107636530 gene encoding putative uncharacterized protein DDB_G0282133 has translation MAKRIDSLQLASVSTTNQPSTEWGQRETGNVEQQLEQVQYMHNTSNSSQNDFHGDTYNSSWKNHPNLRWGDNQNHWQKNNNSNHSRNTHSQNLSSNNTNQYKKPQNTYQPPHNNSQTHQNNFPAPTSNPQNYHTSPSNNFQQQQSAPIIPPIDHHENRISSLEAALQTIAQSTQTLIKGQERYEATMKNLERQVGQLAKQTERPTNVLPSDIIPNPREECKAVQLRSGKIVGKEVNKEATKHEVEDTIDKKEDEKASTSKKSNKAEEPLSKLPTQNNNTNSKEIVKPQQEERNEGVKSYTPKLPYPTRIHKGIRDQQFPKFLEIFKKLEINIPLAEALEQMPLYAKFLKELITKKRSWQEKEIVFLTQKCSAIIQKGLPPKLKDPGSFLIPCTIGNMAIDKSLCDLGASINLMPLAMMKKLMIEEVKPTRISLQLADRSLKIPNGVVENLLIKVENFIFPADFVVLDMDKEGSNSVILGRPFLATARTIIDVEKGEMIFRVHDE, from the coding sequence ATGGCTAAGAGAATAGATAGCCTCCAACTAGCTTCAGTGAGCACAACAAATCAACCTTCAACTGAATGGGGCCAAAGAGAAACAGGCAATGTTGAGCAGCAACTAGAACAAGTTCAATACATGCATAATACCTCAAATTCTTCTCAAAATGACTTCCATGGTGACACATACAACTCATCCTGGAAGAATCACCCTAACCTGAGATGGGGTGATAATCAAAATCATTGGCAGAAGAACAACAACTCCAACCATTCCCGCAACACACACAGCCAAAATCTCTCATCTAACAACACTAACcaatacaagaaaccacaaaacacatatcaaCCACCCCACAACAATTCACAAACTCATCAAAATAACTTTCCCGCACCAACATCCAACCCACAAAACTACCACACCAGCCCTTCAAACAATTTCCAGCAACAACAATCAGCCCCCATCATACCACCAATTGACCATCATGAAAATAGAATTTCAAGTCTTGAGGCAGCTCTACAAACAATTGCTCAGTCTACTCAAACCTTGATCAAAGGGCAAGAGAGGTATGAAGCTACCATGAAGAACCTTGAAAGGCAAGTGGGACAATTAGCCAAACAAACTGAACGGCCAACTAATGTGCTTCCAAGTGATATAATCCCCAATCCAAGGGAAGAATGCAAAGCGGTGCAGTTGAGAAGTGGCAAGATAGTTGGAAAAGAAGTCAAcaaagaagcaacaaagcatGAAGTGGAAGATACAATAGACAAGAAGGAGGATGAAAAGGCATCAACATCCAAAAAGAGCAACAAAGCTGAAGAGCCACTAAGCAAGTTACCAACTCAAAACAACAATACCAATAGCAAGGAAATTGTGAAGCCACAGCAAGAGGAAAGAAATGAAGGGGTAAAATCCTATACACCCAAGCTCCCTTACCCAACAAGGATACACAAAGGAATAAGAGACCAGCAATTCCCTAAATTtttagagatcttcaagaagcttgaaattaacATTCCATTGGCCGAAGCTTTGGAGCAAATGCCATTGTATGCAAAGTTTCTTAAAGAATTGatcaccaagaagagaagctggcaaGAGAAAGAAATCGTATTCCTCACTCAAAAGTGTAGTGCCATTATTCAAAAGGGActgccaccaaaactcaaagacccAGGCAGCTTCCTCATACCATGCACAATTGGGAATATGGCCATTGATAAATCACTTTGTGACTTGGGAGCAAGCATTAACTTAATGCCTCTTGCCATGATGAAAAAGCTGATGATAGAAGAGGTTAAACCTACAAGGATATCATTGCAACTTGCTGACAGATCCCTCAAAATACCAAATGGAGTAGTGGAGAATCTCTTGATAAAAGTGGAAAATTTTATATTCCCAgctgactttgtggtgttggacatggATAAAGAGGGAAGTAATTCGGTcattcttggtagaccctttctGGCCACTGCTAGAACAATCATTGATGTGGAGAAGGGGGAGATGATTTTCAGAGTACATGATGAGTAA